The following coding sequences are from one Acetonema longum DSM 6540 window:
- the glgD gene encoding glucose-1-phosphate adenylyltransferase subunit GlgD: MNSMMGIINLMEDDSYLSELTLHRPLAAVPFGGKYRMIDFILSNMVHSGIHNVGILAHQKYRSLMDHVRSGEDWDLARKQDGLFLLPPAYANHPWRPYRGDAENFHSNLDYIEKSRQNYVVIAGVHVIYKADYRDILEFHQEVQADVTLLYSQEDCTVQDCSKATTLRLDERGMVRDMLVNPGRVKDQKLSLDTYIMERELLIDLVNTCIAHGDFDFAKHCLIKNLSRLKIAAYPVSGYVARINCLQSFFKHNFELLQPEIWRELFHESAIIFTKTRDEPATKYANSAAVRNSLVAGGCLVEGRVENSILFCGVTVQRGACIKDSIIMQDCDIAGNTILENVICDKNVRVTSGKQLRGEFHYPLVIKKGIVI; the protein is encoded by the coding sequence ATGAACAGCATGATGGGAATCATCAATTTGATGGAAGATGATTCGTATTTGTCGGAGTTAACGCTGCACCGGCCTTTGGCAGCCGTGCCCTTTGGCGGCAAGTACCGCATGATTGATTTTATTTTATCTAATATGGTCCATTCCGGGATTCATAATGTGGGAATTCTGGCGCATCAGAAATACCGCTCCCTGATGGACCACGTGCGTTCCGGTGAGGACTGGGATCTGGCCCGAAAACAAGACGGGCTTTTCCTGCTGCCGCCGGCTTACGCCAATCACCCTTGGAGACCGTACCGGGGAGACGCGGAGAATTTTCACAGTAATCTGGATTATATCGAAAAGAGCCGCCAAAACTATGTGGTGATTGCCGGCGTTCATGTGATTTATAAGGCTGATTACCGGGATATACTGGAATTTCATCAGGAAGTCCAGGCGGATGTTACGCTGCTTTACAGCCAGGAAGACTGTACGGTGCAGGATTGCTCCAAGGCCACTACCCTGCGGCTTGACGAAAGGGGAATGGTCCGTGACATGCTGGTGAATCCGGGAAGAGTGAAAGATCAAAAGCTTTCCTTAGATACTTATATTATGGAAAGAGAACTTTTAATTGATTTAGTCAATACCTGCATTGCTCATGGTGATTTTGACTTTGCCAAACATTGCCTGATTAAAAATCTGAGCCGCCTGAAAATAGCGGCTTATCCTGTTTCGGGATACGTGGCGAGGATCAACTGTCTGCAAAGTTTCTTCAAGCATAATTTTGAACTGCTTCAGCCGGAAATATGGCGTGAGTTATTTCATGAGTCGGCTATCATATTTACCAAAACCAGGGACGAACCGGCCACCAAGTACGCAAACAGTGCTGCTGTGCGCAATTCTTTGGTGGCCGGCGGCTGTCTGGTAGAAGGACGAGTGGAGAACAGCATCCTGTTTTGCGGTGTTACGGTGCAGCGAGGCGCTTGCATTAAAGACAGCATCATCATGCAAGATTGTGATATTGCGGGTAACACTATATTGGAGAATGTGATATGCGATAAAAATGTTCGTGTTACATCCGGCAAACAATTGCGAGGGGAGTTTCATTATCCCCTGGTGATCAAGAAAGGAATTGTTATATAG
- a CDS encoding glucose-1-phosphate adenylyltransferase has protein sequence MPAKKCVAMLLAGGQGSRLGALTKNLAKPAIPFGGKYRIIDFTLSNCYNSGIDTVGVLTQYRPFVLNQYIGVGSAWGLDRKYGGVFLLPPYLREKGGDWYSGTADAIYQNINFLDMHDPCYVLVLSGDHVYKMDYSQLLEYHREKQADVTISVLEVPWEDTIRFGIMNTAGDGRITEFEEKPKNAHSNLASMGVYVFSWPALRRCLREDAQNPTSSHDFGKNIIPSLLKAGKRLYAYRFQGYWKDVGTIESYWEANMDLLSDQPQFDIRDDSWRICSFNSGQPPHYIAPGAEVTGSIVGEGCQIFGQVEQSVIFANVYIETGARVRRSIILSDVYIGKDVEIDRSVIGEKVQIEAGRKIGLLSPGSREITVIGQSFAHREQEDCEEL, from the coding sequence ATGCCGGCAAAAAAATGTGTGGCCATGCTGTTGGCAGGGGGACAGGGGAGCCGGTTGGGGGCTTTGACCAAGAATTTGGCTAAGCCGGCCATTCCTTTTGGCGGCAAGTACCGGATCATTGATTTTACTTTAAGCAACTGCTATAACTCAGGGATTGATACGGTGGGGGTTTTGACTCAGTATCGACCCTTTGTGCTGAATCAGTACATAGGGGTCGGCAGCGCCTGGGGCCTGGACCGAAAATACGGCGGAGTATTTCTGCTGCCGCCGTACCTGCGGGAAAAAGGCGGTGATTGGTATTCCGGTACGGCGGATGCCATCTACCAGAACATTAATTTTTTGGATATGCATGATCCATGCTATGTTTTGGTCCTGTCGGGAGATCATGTCTATAAGATGGACTACTCGCAGCTTTTGGAGTATCACCGGGAAAAACAGGCGGATGTGACGATATCGGTCCTGGAGGTGCCCTGGGAGGATACCATCCGGTTCGGAATCATGAATACGGCTGGCGACGGCCGCATCACCGAATTTGAAGAAAAGCCGAAAAATGCCCACAGTAACCTGGCTTCCATGGGGGTCTATGTTTTTTCCTGGCCGGCGCTGCGCCGCTGCCTGCGGGAAGATGCCCAAAACCCTACATCCAGCCACGATTTCGGCAAGAACATTATTCCGTCTCTGCTTAAAGCCGGCAAACGACTGTATGCCTACCGGTTCCAGGGGTATTGGAAAGACGTGGGTACCATTGAAAGTTATTGGGAAGCCAATATGGATTTATTGTCGGATCAGCCCCAGTTTGATATTCGGGACGACAGTTGGCGGATCTGCTCTTTCAATTCTGGGCAGCCGCCTCATTATATCGCTCCCGGGGCTGAAGTTACAGGGTCCATCGTCGGCGAGGGATGTCAAATTTTCGGGCAAGTGGAACAGTCCGTCATTTTTGCCAACGTGTACATCGAAACAGGTGCCCGGGTTCGCCGCTCCATTATTTTGTCCGATGTGTACATTGGCAAGGATGTGGAAATTGACCGGTCAGTCATTGGTGAAAAAGTTCAGATTGAAGCCGGACGCAAGATCGGGCTGTTGAGTCCCGGGAGCAGAGAAATCACCGTTATCGGTCAGAGTTTTGCTCATAGGGAACAAGAGGATTGCGAGGAACTCTAA
- a CDS encoding isoprenylcysteine carboxyl methyltransferase family protein has product MVAWLIAGLAAIIVSQRLSELLLAHRNRLWALKQGAREYGVGHYPSFFLLHAAWLAGWMAEGGFNNCLAFSWPLWLSLFLLAQVIRYWCIISLGHYWNTRILVIPGSQPVQHGPYRFLRHPNYLAVALELVAAPMIFDAVYTAAIATTVNAALLLLVRIPAEERALAGE; this is encoded by the coding sequence ATGGTAGCGTGGCTGATTGCCGGTTTGGCCGCCATCATCGTTAGCCAGCGCCTGTCGGAATTGCTGCTGGCCCATCGTAACCGGCTATGGGCGCTGAAACAAGGGGCCCGCGAGTATGGCGTCGGGCATTATCCGTCGTTTTTCCTGCTGCACGCTGCATGGCTGGCCGGCTGGATGGCGGAGGGCGGATTCAACAACTGTCTGGCTTTTTCCTGGCCGCTTTGGCTGAGTTTGTTTCTGTTGGCGCAGGTAATCAGATATTGGTGCATCATCAGCCTGGGGCATTATTGGAATACCCGCATTTTGGTCATTCCCGGGAGCCAACCTGTGCAGCACGGTCCATACCGCTTTCTGAGGCATCCCAACTATCTGGCTGTGGCTCTGGAACTGGTGGCGGCGCCGATGATTTTTGATGCGGTATATACGGCTGCTATTGCCACAACCGTCAATGCCGCACTGCTGCTCCTGGTGAGAATTCCGGCGGAGGAACGCGCTTTAGCCGGTGAATAG
- a CDS encoding type III polyketide synthase — protein sequence MGKPQIMSVGTAIPPYALGQEKIKEFAATLFQAKLDHLDRLLGVFENSLIKVRHLSRPLAWYQEAHSFAEANKVYEETAVALGGEAASKAIRQAGVRPEEIGAVIYISSTGIATPTVDVKIIQKLGLSPHTVRIPIWGLGCAGGVSGLARAAELAQVSGKVVLLIAVELCSLTFQRNDYSKANLVGASLFGDGAAAALIAVDGGGPAVYGSYSTLFPGTEDIMGWDVAESGLKVRFSRDIPTIVRRYLPELTGKACEAWNIDIHSVQHYVVHPGGAKVLEAYANSLKLPDGSLNHAYRVLAACGNMSSASVLFVLDRFLAVTPPTRQYGLMLALGPGFSAEQVLFQW from the coding sequence ATGGGCAAGCCGCAAATTATGTCAGTGGGAACGGCGATACCGCCTTATGCCTTAGGGCAAGAAAAAATAAAGGAATTTGCCGCAACATTGTTTCAGGCAAAGCTGGATCATCTTGACAGGCTGTTGGGCGTATTTGAAAATAGTCTGATTAAAGTCAGACATCTATCGCGCCCACTTGCCTGGTATCAGGAAGCCCATTCTTTTGCCGAGGCGAACAAGGTTTATGAAGAGACGGCCGTTGCTCTGGGCGGGGAGGCAGCTTCCAAGGCGATTAGGCAGGCCGGCGTCCGGCCGGAGGAGATAGGGGCGGTTATTTATATTTCTTCTACCGGCATTGCCACGCCTACTGTGGATGTTAAAATCATTCAGAAATTAGGTTTATCACCCCATACGGTCCGGATCCCTATCTGGGGACTGGGCTGCGCCGGGGGTGTTTCCGGCCTTGCCCGCGCGGCTGAGTTGGCGCAGGTATCGGGCAAGGTCGTGCTGCTGATAGCCGTTGAACTGTGCAGTCTGACTTTTCAGCGGAACGATTATTCGAAAGCCAATCTGGTCGGCGCCAGCCTGTTCGGTGATGGAGCTGCTGCCGCCCTTATCGCGGTGGATGGCGGCGGACCGGCAGTATATGGCAGTTATAGCACTCTATTTCCCGGCACTGAAGATATTATGGGGTGGGATGTTGCGGAAAGCGGTCTTAAGGTCCGCTTTTCCCGGGATATTCCGACCATTGTCAGGCGCTATTTGCCGGAGCTTACAGGCAAGGCCTGTGAGGCATGGAACATTGATATTCATTCCGTGCAGCATTATGTCGTGCATCCGGGCGGAGCGAAAGTCCTTGAGGCTTACGCCAACAGCTTAAAACTGCCTGATGGCAGCCTGAATCATGCTTATAGGGTTTTAGCCGCATGCGGCAATATGTCGAGTGCCTCGGTATTGTTTGTACTGGACCGCTTTCTGGCAGTTACGCCGCCGACCCGGCAATATGGGCTGATGTTAGCCCTGGGTCCGGGTTTTAGCGCTGAGCAGGTGTTGTTTCAATGGTAG
- a CDS encoding FMN-binding glutamate synthase family protein codes for MLLSWLTMKLMDPMADEMMAKTLTEDYPDNPFLMVTVAEKLSPRALVEAAMRAESGKELTRPLGSPVVLSPWDKILLNPKQLFQLPYPDYTQVKTQTIIGPNAKKPLKLAIPIMITGMSYGGSLSLLMKMALAKGSALAGTSTNTGESAVTNEERDAAHYLVGQYHRGGQLSGKEQLSRLNAIEIQLGQGAWGGAVDEPMPASQMGEHLRKAWQLEEGQDATIYSRMPGKQSTQDYIKMVNSMKEQYDVPVGVKIAGTDYIEYELAVIAQTQADYIVVDGSEGGTSSSNPTLQDHVGLPTFHTLVRTIDWLEANHLRERFSVIIAGGLTTPGHFLKALALGADAVYIGTIALMAALQSQVAKALPQAPPVQIALYTGKLSDKLDVDVAARHLANFLASCTVEMQLAVQAVGKQSVHELDRSDLVAVEKELAEFAGIRYAASHREGHHQTDSGQKAVWRSNQMQLQ; via the coding sequence ATGTTATTAAGCTGGCTGACAATGAAACTTATGGATCCCATGGCTGATGAAATGATGGCAAAAACCCTTACAGAGGACTATCCGGACAACCCTTTTCTCATGGTAACGGTGGCGGAGAAACTGTCGCCGCGCGCACTGGTAGAGGCGGCGATGCGGGCCGAATCGGGCAAGGAGCTGACCCGCCCGCTGGGCAGTCCGGTGGTGCTGTCGCCGTGGGATAAGATCCTGTTAAATCCCAAGCAGCTATTTCAATTGCCTTATCCGGACTATACGCAAGTTAAGACCCAAACGATTATTGGGCCTAATGCTAAAAAGCCGCTGAAGCTGGCCATTCCGATTATGATTACCGGCATGTCTTACGGCGGTTCTCTGAGTCTGCTGATGAAGATGGCTTTGGCCAAAGGCTCGGCTCTGGCCGGTACCTCAACAAATACAGGTGAGTCGGCTGTTACAAATGAGGAGCGGGACGCCGCCCATTATTTGGTCGGCCAATACCACCGGGGCGGACAGCTCAGCGGCAAGGAGCAATTGAGCCGGCTGAATGCGATTGAGATTCAGCTGGGGCAAGGCGCATGGGGCGGCGCCGTGGATGAACCCATGCCGGCTTCGCAAATGGGAGAGCATCTTAGAAAGGCCTGGCAGCTCGAAGAAGGGCAGGATGCGACTATTTATTCCCGCATGCCCGGCAAACAATCGACCCAGGATTATATAAAAATGGTCAATAGCATGAAAGAACAGTACGATGTGCCGGTCGGAGTAAAAATTGCCGGGACAGACTATATTGAATATGAACTGGCTGTCATTGCCCAGACACAAGCCGATTACATTGTGGTTGACGGCTCTGAAGGCGGCACGTCATCTTCCAATCCCACCCTCCAGGATCATGTCGGGCTGCCTACCTTCCACACTCTGGTCAGGACCATTGACTGGCTTGAGGCAAATCACTTGCGGGAGCGGTTCAGCGTGATCATTGCCGGCGGACTCACAACGCCCGGTCACTTTCTAAAAGCTCTGGCATTAGGTGCGGATGCAGTATATATCGGCACTATCGCCTTAATGGCTGCTTTGCAAAGCCAGGTGGCTAAGGCTCTGCCCCAGGCGCCGCCGGTGCAAATTGCTCTTTACACAGGAAAACTCAGCGATAAGCTGGATGTTGACGTGGCGGCCCGGCACTTAGCCAATTTTTTAGCATCCTGCACGGTTGAAATGCAGCTGGCGGTGCAGGCGGTGGGCAAGCAATCCGTCCATGAACTGGACCGTTCCGACCTGGTGGCGGTGGAAAAGGAACTGGCTGAATTTGCCGGTATACGCTACGCTGCCAGCCACCGCGAAGGCCACCACCAGACAGATTCCGGGCAAAAAGCCGTATGGCGGTCGAATCAAATGCAACTGCAATAG
- a CDS encoding WG repeat-containing protein yields the protein MNKYWGKVLFCGLVALFVLGGAPPEVQAARAGRNSPAASVIITPSLFPAYVADGSVKQWGYINRQGKFQITPRYEWVYDYEPNGLARVMEKGKVGVINGKGRYLFEPVYQSVTPFSGGVAVAFDGKIYQVLHESGKVIYRSEDYVGPFSEGLAVIRKITPQKQRLYGYIDARGQTVIEPQFSFASDFRQQRAIVQSVSGQYQIIDREGRVLLESDLPPQEAAGGIVTLRYGDDEFGYKALTGTELFPGRFYYAGPFEDDLAIVNISPNYMRPQYGVINKEGNYAIEPEYARIQSIGGGLFAVSSRGMGAGGDTFSPKAIFDGNGKQLTDFRYFEIGNFSQNVVPVSEDHVTYFLNKNGEKIDDLPQLAGVGVVIVQGDVIKANIDDDLMYLTKSGKVIWQAATEWNLAGSLLRTFKYRPDRAMLIKYPQVLEHKDPIVRDLLNGQLKALFVGDQPVSPQEDGMYTASATVNFSLRQQQDLLIIEKNGYYYPVGAAHGMPSRQYYHFNFKTGRRYYLADLFQPDSDYQDAITQRINSMISTASEQKLYYGEQLESIRPDQEFSVTETGLKVIFQPYEIAPYAAGFPEFVIPWGELMDMVDATGGFWKAFRN from the coding sequence GTGAATAAATATTGGGGCAAGGTGCTATTTTGCGGTCTGGTCGCTCTCTTTGTTTTGGGCGGGGCGCCGCCAGAGGTTCAGGCGGCACGGGCAGGACGAAATTCACCGGCTGCCAGTGTGATCATTACGCCCAGCTTGTTTCCTGCCTATGTGGCTGACGGCAGCGTCAAACAGTGGGGATACATTAACCGGCAGGGAAAGTTTCAAATAACGCCGCGTTATGAGTGGGTTTATGATTATGAACCCAATGGGCTGGCCCGTGTGATGGAAAAAGGGAAAGTCGGAGTCATCAACGGCAAAGGCCGTTATCTATTTGAACCGGTGTATCAGTCGGTCACGCCCTTTTCCGGTGGGGTGGCAGTGGCTTTTGACGGAAAAATATATCAAGTTTTGCATGAGTCCGGCAAAGTAATATACCGGAGTGAAGACTATGTTGGCCCATTTTCGGAAGGACTGGCCGTAATTCGCAAAATTACGCCCCAAAAGCAGCGGTTGTACGGCTATATTGATGCCCGGGGGCAAACAGTGATTGAACCGCAGTTTTCATTTGCCTCTGATTTCCGGCAGCAGAGGGCGATTGTCCAGTCTGTATCCGGCCAATATCAGATCATTGACCGGGAGGGCAGGGTGCTGCTGGAGTCTGATCTGCCGCCGCAAGAAGCCGCGGGCGGCATTGTTACTCTGCGTTATGGGGATGATGAGTTTGGCTATAAGGCACTAACTGGCACCGAACTATTCCCCGGCCGGTTTTATTATGCCGGCCCCTTTGAGGACGATCTGGCGATTGTAAACATTTCCCCCAATTATATGCGTCCCCAATATGGGGTCATAAATAAAGAAGGAAATTACGCGATAGAGCCTGAGTATGCCAGAATTCAATCCATCGGCGGCGGTCTGTTTGCCGTCAGTTCCCGCGGCATGGGCGCCGGCGGCGACACATTCAGCCCTAAAGCTATTTTTGACGGCAACGGCAAACAGTTGACCGATTTCCGCTACTTTGAAATCGGTAATTTTTCCCAGAATGTAGTACCGGTCAGTGAAGATCATGTTACCTATTTTCTCAATAAAAACGGGGAAAAAATCGATGACCTGCCCCAACTGGCCGGAGTCGGCGTGGTTATAGTGCAAGGAGATGTGATCAAGGCTAATATTGACGACGATTTAATGTATCTAACCAAGAGCGGTAAAGTCATTTGGCAGGCTGCCACTGAATGGAATCTCGCCGGCAGCTTGCTGCGGACCTTTAAATACCGCCCTGACCGGGCTATGCTGATTAAGTATCCTCAGGTACTGGAACATAAAGACCCGATTGTGCGGGATCTGCTGAACGGACAGCTAAAGGCGCTGTTTGTCGGTGATCAGCCTGTCTCTCCTCAGGAGGACGGGATGTATACAGCCAGCGCTACCGTTAATTTTTCTTTGCGCCAGCAACAGGATCTCCTGATTATCGAAAAAAATGGCTATTACTATCCCGTCGGAGCGGCTCACGGCATGCCGTCGCGCCAATACTATCATTTTAACTTCAAGACCGGCCGGAGATACTATCTGGCGGACTTGTTCCAACCGGACAGCGACTACCAGGATGCCATTACCCAGCGCATCAACAGCATGATCAGCACCGCCAGCGAACAGAAACTCTATTACGGAGAGCAACTGGAATCCATCCGGCCGGACCAGGAGTTCAGTGTTACCGAGACAGGGCTGAAAGTCATCTTCCAGCCTTATGAAATCGCCCCTTATGCGGCTGGGTTCCCTGAGTTTGTTATTCCCTGGGGAGAACTGATGGATATGGTGGATGCCACGGGCGGGTTTTGGAAGGCATTTCGAAATTAG
- a CDS encoding metal ABC transporter substrate-binding protein, translated as MRKAMLRFGGLVIVGLLVVAMIPSFSSVAFSDSKPTVVTTIYPLYEFARQVFGQRAEVVLLTPPGVEPHDWEPGPADLVKVKKAKLFIYNGAGMEPWVESIKNTVLAGKNVVNVSQAVTLIAAAEEDEDHEEDGHGHSHGHLDPHIWLDPVNAQDIVGRIAQAAKEIDPANATRYEANAQSYIAQLAALHAEYIAVFNQVSRRELITTHAAFGYLAKRYGLVQEAIMGLEPDAEPSPEKMTQIIRHIKAHNIKYIFAETLLSPKLAQTIASETGVRVLVLNPLEGLTDQEVAQGKNYLSVMRENLSQLKQALQ; from the coding sequence GTGAGAAAAGCGATGCTGCGTTTTGGGGGATTAGTGATCGTTGGTCTGTTAGTGGTTGCTATGATACCGTCTTTTTCATCTGTGGCATTTTCAGATAGCAAACCAACGGTAGTAACGACAATTTATCCCCTTTATGAATTTGCCCGACAGGTGTTCGGCCAGAGAGCCGAAGTGGTCCTTTTGACCCCGCCGGGAGTGGAACCACATGACTGGGAGCCCGGACCGGCAGATCTGGTGAAAGTAAAGAAAGCAAAACTGTTTATTTATAACGGCGCAGGTATGGAGCCCTGGGTTGAATCCATTAAAAACACCGTACTGGCAGGAAAGAATGTAGTGAATGTCAGCCAGGCTGTGACTCTGATCGCTGCCGCTGAAGAGGATGAGGACCATGAGGAAGATGGGCATGGTCATAGCCATGGTCATCTGGACCCTCATATCTGGCTGGATCCGGTTAACGCCCAGGATATAGTGGGGCGAATCGCTCAGGCAGCCAAAGAAATCGATCCGGCTAACGCCACTCGGTATGAAGCCAATGCTCAGTCCTACATAGCCCAATTGGCCGCATTGCATGCCGAATACATCGCCGTCTTCAATCAGGTCTCCCGCCGGGAGCTGATTACCACCCATGCGGCGTTTGGCTATCTTGCCAAACGTTATGGGTTGGTGCAGGAAGCTATCATGGGATTGGAACCGGATGCCGAGCCTTCACCGGAAAAAATGACCCAAATTATTCGCCACATCAAAGCTCACAATATAAAATATATTTTTGCCGAAACTCTGTTGAGTCCCAAACTGGCCCAGACCATCGCCAGTGAAACCGGCGTCAGGGTCCTGGTCCTGAATCCTTTGGAAGGGTTGACCGATCAGGAGGTTGCACAAGGGAAAAACTACCTGTCCGTCATGCGGGAGAACCTGAGTCAATTAAAACAGGCTTTACAATAA
- a CDS encoding metal ABC transporter permease: protein MLEILEFDFMRRALIAGLLAGIICPVIGAFIVMRRQSLIGDGLGHIAFAGVVLGWLTGFYPVLTATAVTVAAGLGIEELRDRKPAFADMILAVFSYAGIGIAVLLSSMSKMSNVSLIGYLFGSIVTVSPEDVVTIGILATVVLVTVKVIYKELLFLTFDPEVAFVSGLPAKAVNLLFAALTAVTVSVSMRIVGILLVSALIVIPVAASLQISRSFRRTLINAVLISEVSVLVGLVTSFYLNAASGSTIVLTAVILFALSFLAKQFVLDRAGRVKLSRPG from the coding sequence ATGCTTGAGATACTGGAATTTGACTTTATGCGGAGGGCCTTGATTGCCGGGCTGTTAGCAGGGATCATCTGTCCGGTCATCGGCGCCTTTATCGTTATGCGCCGGCAATCCCTGATCGGTGACGGCCTGGGGCATATTGCCTTTGCCGGTGTGGTCCTGGGCTGGCTGACCGGGTTCTATCCGGTATTGACCGCTACAGCGGTTACGGTGGCTGCCGGTCTGGGGATTGAAGAACTCAGGGACCGCAAGCCGGCGTTTGCCGACATGATTCTGGCTGTTTTTTCTTATGCCGGCATCGGTATCGCTGTTTTATTAAGCAGCATGAGCAAAATGAGCAATGTCAGTCTTATCGGCTATCTGTTCGGCAGCATCGTGACAGTCAGCCCGGAGGATGTGGTGACCATCGGTATCCTGGCGACAGTGGTCTTGGTGACAGTAAAGGTCATTTATAAAGAATTGCTGTTTTTGACCTTTGATCCTGAGGTGGCTTTCGTCAGCGGACTGCCGGCCAAAGCCGTCAACCTTTTATTTGCCGCCCTCACGGCTGTTACCGTGTCAGTCTCCATGCGCATTGTCGGGATATTGCTGGTTTCCGCCCTTATCGTCATCCCGGTAGCGGCCAGCCTGCAGATTTCCCGCAGTTTCCGCCGCACCCTGATCAACGCGGTGCTGATTTCTGAAGTCTCTGTACTGGTAGGTTTGGTAACCTCCTTTTACCTGAATGCGGCGTCTGGCAGTACGATTGTGCTTACCGCAGTGATTCTTTTTGCTTTGTCATTTTTGGCAAAACAGTTTGTTCTCGACCGGGCAGGGCGGGTTAAGCTGTCCCGGCCAGGATGA
- a CDS encoding metal ABC transporter ATP-binding protein, producing the protein MNIFELENISFAYNQNVVVFNQISFSVRQGDFVALVGPNGAGKSTLLKLCVGLLKPQSGQVRLFGEPVSRFDGWAKIGYVPQNPLKDRQFPVTVEEIVAMGRTALVGMGRSLRPEDKAGIDNALHLTGLNSYRHRMIGQLSGGQQQRAFVARALASRPEVLALDEPTAGVDALARDDLYSLLAELNAGKAVTIAIVSHDVDVISRYATQVACINHGVTYYGEPGRSGNRTAQNQEINHVKAGNIVHA; encoded by the coding sequence TTGAACATATTTGAATTAGAGAATATATCCTTTGCCTATAATCAGAATGTAGTAGTATTTAATCAAATCAGCTTCTCGGTCAGACAGGGGGATTTTGTGGCTTTGGTGGGGCCTAACGGGGCGGGGAAATCTACGTTGCTCAAGTTGTGCGTCGGATTGCTCAAACCTCAGAGCGGACAGGTCAGGCTTTTTGGCGAGCCTGTGTCCCGGTTTGACGGCTGGGCCAAGATTGGTTATGTGCCCCAAAATCCCTTGAAAGACCGGCAATTCCCCGTGACAGTGGAGGAGATTGTGGCCATGGGACGAACGGCGCTGGTTGGAATGGGACGCAGCCTGAGACCGGAGGACAAGGCTGGTATTGACAATGCCCTTCATCTAACAGGACTGAATTCCTATCGTCATCGCATGATCGGCCAATTGTCCGGTGGACAGCAGCAAAGGGCTTTTGTCGCCCGGGCGCTGGCTTCCCGGCCGGAAGTGCTGGCCCTGGACGAGCCTACTGCCGGTGTCGACGCTTTGGCCCGGGATGATCTGTATTCCCTGTTGGCTGAACTGAATGCGGGGAAAGCGGTGACCATCGCCATTGTCTCCCATGATGTAGACGTCATCTCCCGCTACGCCACTCAGGTGGCCTGCATTAACCATGGCGTCACTTATTATGGCGAACCGGGCCGGTCCGGTAACAGGACGGCTCAAAACCAGGAGATTAATCATGTAAAGGCGGGGAATATAGTTCATGCTTGA
- a CDS encoding Fur family transcriptional regulator: MEEIIALLRQKNCKITPQRRAVIQALSDSDQFPTAQAILEYVRKIHPDMGLDTVYRNLNLLVSLGVVNQISVPGRDGNVFELVAHPHHHHLICLKCGKAKCLSYCPVNQEELSRVTGQEEFEVVGHSLEFYGYCQQCRGDR; this comes from the coding sequence GTGGAAGAGATCATCGCTTTGCTGCGGCAAAAGAATTGTAAGATCACCCCCCAGCGCCGGGCTGTCATTCAGGCTCTTAGCGACAGCGACCAGTTCCCGACCGCCCAGGCAATCCTGGAGTATGTCAGAAAAATCCACCCGGACATGGGCTTAGATACAGTCTACCGCAACCTGAATTTGCTGGTTTCCCTGGGAGTGGTCAACCAAATCAGTGTACCCGGCCGGGATGGCAACGTGTTTGAACTGGTGGCCCATCCACATCACCATCACCTGATCTGCCTGAAGTGCGGCAAGGCCAAGTGCCTGTCTTACTGTCCGGTGAACCAGGAAGAATTGAGCAGAGTTACCGGCCAGGAAGAGTTTGAAGTCGTAGGGCACTCGCTGGAATTCTACGGCTATTGCCAGCAATGTCGGGGGGACCGGTGA